Genomic DNA from Haloplanus sp. HW8-1:
GCCGCCTCGCGGGCGGGAATCCTCGACGTACTCGACGCGACGTTCTACGCCCACGGCACGCCGACGGCGGAACTGGGCGGCGTCGTCGACACGGCGGTCGCGGATCTCGTCGAGATGGGGATGATCGTCGACGGGGCGGAGCTGTCGGCGACCGAACTCGGCGAGCGCGTCTCGAAACAGTACGTCACCCCGGAGACGGGCGCCCGGGTCGTCGAGGGGGTGCGGACGGCGGCGGGGATGGAGACGGTGACGGCGCTGACGGCGCTGGAGATCGTCTGTGATACGCCGGACATGCAGGACACGTATCTCGGCAACCGCGAGCGGGCGAAGATGTACCGGTTCGCACGGACCCACGCCGACGAGTTCACGACGGGCATGACCGAGACGGCCGATTTCGAGGGCTGGCTCACGGCCGTGAAGACGGCCCGCATCCTCCACGAGTGGACCGAGGGAGCGAGCGCCGAGGAACTGGTCGAGCGGTTCCGCATCGGGCCGGGCGACTTGGAGTCGCGGATCGAGCGGGCGGCGTGGCTGCTGGGTGCGGCCGACGCCATCGCGGACGCCCTAGACGTCGACGCCAGTCTCCCGTTCCGTGATCTGCGGGCGCGGCTCTAGACGTACTGCGTGACGGGGTCGGTCTCCGTGCCGCGTGCCGATACCCCGCTCATCGGAGCCGAGATCAGCGTCATCCGACGTTGAGCCGCCGGCCGCGAGGAGGGCGAAATGATCGGGGAGGGTTGGGTTGTTTACAGGATCCGGTGGCGGTACCGGTAGAGCAGCGCTCCGACGACCACGAAAGGCGTAAGGAAAGCAAGGAGGTACGGGGCGGCGTAGGCGCCCGCGACAACCAACGCCCGGAGGACGACCCCGACGCCCTCGACTGACTCGAGGAAGGCGGCCACGATGGGCGTGTCGTACCACTGGTCGGGTGCCGGGCGGTCGGGGCGAGGTTCGGCCATCTCGACGGTGATGGTCGAGTACGCGACCCGTCGCTGCAGGTTCTGTAACTGCGCCTCCGTTCGCTCGATTTCGGTCTGGACCTCGGAGAGTCGCCGCTCGACCGCGAGGACGTCCTCGGTGTCGTTTGCCTGCTGGTAGAGCGTCCGCAGTCGGTCGCGTTCGGCCCGGAGGTTCTCCAGTCGCGCCTGCAGGTCGACCACCTGATCGGTCACGTCCTGGGTTTCGGTCCGGGATTCGAGCACCCGTCCCTCACGCTCGACGGCGGTCATCGTCGCCGAGAAGTTATCCGCGGGCACCCGGAGCACGACCCGGCCGGACGTCCAGGCGGCGTCGTCGCGGTCGTTGACCTGCTTCGCCGAGTCGCTGACGTAGCCGCCGTGGCTCTCGACGAGTGCCGTCAGATTCGACCGGGACGCCTCGAAGTCGTCCACGCGCAGGCGGACGTGACCCGTCCGGATGATCGATCGGCTCGTCGCCGCAGTGGCCTCTTCCTCGCCACCGCTCGCGCCGCCGTTGCCGGCGTCGCCTCCGTCGGCGGCACGTTCTTGGGCGTCGGCTCCTTGCGTCTCCGCGAACGTGGCGCTGTCACCGCCACCCCCTGCACCGACCTCCGCGCCGCCGGCCGCGCCGTTGCAGCCGGCGAGCAGTACCAGGGCCACG
This window encodes:
- a CDS encoding DUF4349 domain-containing protein encodes the protein MVRRTRIVTVLFVALVLLAGCNGAAGGAEVGAGGGGDSATFAETQGADAQERAADGGDAGNGGASGGEEEATAATSRSIIRTGHVRLRVDDFEASRSNLTALVESHGGYVSDSAKQVNDRDDAAWTSGRVVLRVPADNFSATMTAVEREGRVLESRTETQDVTDQVVDLQARLENLRAERDRLRTLYQQANDTEDVLAVERRLSEVQTEIERTEAQLQNLQRRVAYSTITVEMAEPRPDRPAPDQWYDTPIVAAFLESVEGVGVVLRALVVAGAYAAPYLLAFLTPFVVVGALLYRYRHRIL